The following coding sequences lie in one Rutidosis leptorrhynchoides isolate AG116_Rl617_1_P2 chromosome 4, CSIRO_AGI_Rlap_v1, whole genome shotgun sequence genomic window:
- the LOC139840151 gene encoding acyl-CoA-binding domain-containing protein 5 — protein sequence MFPFSRKGKKLGRVKVQLSDTAGTRSPVRHPKRTINSHGDSVTTINESGDNNRSSSTAPEQENSTSGNSEGWKKLSTFGDKPTPRFNHAAAVVGKKMIVVGGESGEGLLDDVQVLNFENYTWTAASSRLYVSPSSLQLKIPSCKGHCLVPWGNKLLLIGGRTDPPSDRVAVWAFDTETEGWSLMEAKGDIPVARSGHSVVRAGSNLILFGGEDIKRKKLNDLHMFDLKSLTWLPLRSTGPGPSARCNHVAALYDDKLLLVFGGTAKSKSLNDLYSFDFETIKWSRIKIRGFHPSPRAGCCGVLCGTKWYIAGGGSRKKRHAEILSYDILKQEWSVVQTSSQQSITTNKGFSLVLLQRKEMEYLVAFGGIKKEPSDQVEVLMMEKNESSMSRRMTILSEKRYASTGPAVGPVSSLGRQNLASAIEHHGSGRKSLSESLLGDSKHGNVSLRKEHVDDDMAFKLSRNSEDDRASLPTEHTCSMAEPEKDDRERMEDAIGFQETDGKSGFFPGSSSIYQLYEIKMAALIRKNGILEGQLAAALAGREAAEKNLSSVVKSRQEVEKRLADTLKDMELMKEKLVLVEMAQEEANSLSNIVHSDHVRLEHDVAFLKAVLDDTQKELHSTRGVLSGERARAFQLQVEVFHLKQRLQSMENRTPTPRKPFHG from the exons ATGTTTCCTTTTTCAAGAAAAGGAAAGAAGCTTGGAAG AGTTAAGGTTCAGCTTTCTGACACAGCGGGCACACGCAGTCCTGTTCGACACCCCAAACGCACAATTAATTCCCAT GGTGATAGTGTTACAACTATCAATGAGTCCGGTGATAATAACCGCTCTTCATCCACTGCACCTGAACAAGAAAATTCTACTTCAGGAAATAGCGAAGGATGGAAAAAGCTTTCAACTTTTGGGGATAAGCCTACACCTCGGTTCAAT CATGCAGCAGCTGTAGTTGGAAAGAAAAtgattgttgttggtggtgaaTCTGGAGAAGGGTTATTAGATGACGTACAG GTTTTGAATTTTGAAAATTATACATGGACCGCAGCTTCATCAAGACTATACGTTTCACCATCTAGTCTTCAACTAAAGATTCCATCTTGCAAGGGTCACTGTTTG GTGCCTTGGGGAAACAAGTTACTTTTAATCGGAGGACGAACGGACCCACCAAGTGATCGAGTAGCAG TGTGGGCATTTGATACAGAAACAGAGGGATGGTCACTTATGGAAGCAAAAGGAGATATCCCA GTTGCACGAAGCGGCCACTCTGTAGTGCGAGCAGGCTCTAATTTAATTCTATTTGGAGGCGAAGATATCAAGAGAAAAAAATTGAATGATCTACATATGTTTGATCTTAAGTCACTCACATGGCTTCCTCTTCGTTCCAC GGGACCGGGACCATCTGCCAGATGCAATCATGTGGCCGCTCTTTATGATGACAAATTGCTTCTCGTATTCGGAGGAACTGCAAAGTCAAAATCTTTGAATGATTTGTACTCGTTTGACTTTGAAACG ATAAAGTGGTCTAGAATTAAGATACGCGGTTTCCATCCATCACCTAGAGCTGGTTGTTGTGGAGTTTTGTGTGGAACAAAATGGTATATTGCAGGAGGTGGTAGCAGAAAAAAAC GGCATGCAGAGATATTATCGTACGATATACTAAAACAGGAGTGGTCTGTTGTTCAAACATCATCTCAACAATCTATTACTACCAACAAG GGCTTTAGCCTGGTGCTTTTACAAAGAAAGGAAATGGAATATTTGGTTGCGTTTGGAGGTATTAAAAAGGAGCCGTCCGACCAG GTTGAGGTACTTATGATGGAAAAAAATGAATCATCCATGAGTCGAAGAATGACTATACTATCTGAAAAACGATATGCGTCTACCGGACCAGCAGTTGGTCCGGTGAGTAGCCTCGGCAGACAAAATCTAGCTTCTGCAATCGAACATCATGGCTCGGGCAGGAAGTCTTTGTCTGAATCTTTGCTCGGGGATTCAAAACATGGTAATGTTTCGTTACGGAAAGAACACGTTGATGATGATATGGCCTTTAAACTTTCAAGAAATTCGGAAGATGATCGAGCCTCACTG CCTACTGAGCATACTTGTTCCATGGCCGAACCCGAAAAAGACGATAGAGAAAGAATGGAGGATGCGATTGGATTTCAAGAAACTGATGGAAAGTCGGGTTTTTTTCCGGGTTCTTCAAGCATATACCAGTTGTATGAAATAAAGATGGCTGCTTTAATCAGAAAGAACGGGATTCTTGAAGGTCAATTAGCAGCTGCATTAGCGGGTCGTGAAGCAGCTGAAAAGAATCTTTCTTCTGTTGTTAAAAGCCGTCAAGAGGTTGAAAAGAGACTAGCTGATACTTTGAAGGATATGGAACTTATGAAAGAGAAGCTGGTTTTGGTAGAAATGGCACAGGAAGAGGCAAATAGCTTGTCAAATATTGTACATTCTGATCATGTGCGACTCGAGCATGACGTGGCGTTTTTAAAAGCCGTTTTAGATGATACACAGAAG GAATTACATTCAACCAGAGGGGTATTATCGGGAGAAAGAGCAAGAGCGTTTCAGCTACAG GTTGAAGTTTTTCATCTCAAGCAAAGACTGCAGTCGATGGAGAATCGAACACCAACGCCTAGAAAACCATTCCATGGCTGA
- the LOC139840152 gene encoding protein-tyrosine-phosphatase PTP1-like: MSTGFPPKLALESDQIRYCVQALKFFTVKLTDQYSIIQQEFSSLQDLRMMSSEVNNNCSVARLHVNRRKNRYSNVVPFDANRVVIDPCKDNRLSATGYINASFITAEANPSESVSRFIATQGPLPETVEDFWEMVLQNHCPAVLMLTKLVDRNRIQKCGDYFQSDNGPRLFGNISIVTRSITTTDSSLVLRHMEVHRKESEGPPLPVLHIQYPEWPDHGVPYDTLAVREIFRRLCHLPSSKGPIVVHCSAGIGRTGTYCAIHNTIQRILIGDMTALDLVKTISTFRAQRMGMVQTLDQYIFCYEAIINELEDLVSGSDIQES; encoded by the exons ATGTCTACTGGATTTCCACCAAAATTGGCTCTTGAATCCGATCAAATTCGTTATTGCGTTCAAGCTCTCAAGTTTTTTACAGTGAAACTGACTGATCAGTATTCAATTATTCAACAAGAGTTCTCAAGTTTGCAG GATCTTAGGATGATGTCATCAGAAGTTAATAATAACTGCTCGGTGGCTAGACTACATGTTAATCGTAGAAAAAACCGTTACTCGAATGTTGTACCAT TTGATGCAAACAGAGTTGTTATTGATCCATGCAAAGATAACAGGCTATCAGCAACGGGATACATCAATGCTAGCTTTATAACAGCAGAG GCTAATCCATCTGAAAGTGTTTCTCGGTTCATAGCCACTCAAGGCCCCCTTCCTGAAACTGTTGAAGATTTCTGGGAAATGGTGCTCCAAAATCATTGTCCAGCAGTGTTGATGCTTACTAAGCTAGTTGACCGCAACCGG ATCCAAAAGTGTGGAGACTATTTTCAATCAGACAACGGCCCAAGATTGTTTGGCAATATATCTATTGTTACCAGAAGCATAACAACAACTGACAGCTCATTAGTGTTGCGGCACATGGAAGTGCATCGTAAAGAG TCAGAGGGTCCTCCTCTACCTGTTTTACATATTCAATATCCCGAATGGCCTGATCATGGAGTACCATACGACACTTTGGCTGTTCGAGAGATTTTTAGAAGATTATGCCATCTGCCGTCATCTAAAGGGCCGATTGTGGTGCATTGCAG TGCAGGCATCGGTAGAACCGGAACGTATTGTGCGATTCATAACACAATCCAAAGAATTTTAATTGGTGATATGACTGCCTTAGATCTTGTCAAAACCATCAGCACTTTCAGGGCGCAACGAATGGGGATGGTCCAAACCTTG GATCAATATATCTTCTGCTATGAAGCTATTATTAACGAACTTGAGGACCTTGTCTCTGGTTCCGACATTCAAGAGAGCTAA